In a single window of the Streptomyces sp. NBC_00285 genome:
- a CDS encoding DUF397 domain-containing protein encodes MNRIKSPRMSVYNGMPARELGSEGWHKPWSGGNGGNCLEAMKLADGRIAVRQSTDPDGPALIYTTDEMTAFIEGAKAGVADFLLS; translated from the coding sequence ATGAACCGCATCAAGTCGCCGCGCATGTCCGTCTACAACGGGATGCCCGCCCGGGAGCTGGGGAGCGAAGGCTGGCACAAGCCCTGGAGCGGAGGCAACGGCGGCAACTGCCTGGAGGCGATGAAGCTCGCCGACGGCCGGATCGCCGTCCGCCAGTCCACCGATCCGGACGGACCGGCGCTGATCTACACCACCGACGAGATGACCGCGTTCATCGAGGGTGCGAAGGCGGGGGTGGCCGACTTCCTGCTGTCGTGA
- a CDS encoding DUF2293 domain-containing protein, with the protein MAGLVTPPPGGGPLVVQPLRRRHCAECRGGPLALLVVEGGSPRCLDCADLGHLVFLPRGDTALTRRSREESALSAVVVRFNRRKGRYERQGVLVEEAGLVRAEERCLADAEARRRRRARDARRRAVADVRFAEAFAAEIRRRFPGCPGDRAAVIASHASLRGSGRVGRSAAGRALSEGAVVSAVMAAVRHVDTSYDALLMSGVARHEARRRISADVEAVLRGWRGAGAAEQPEEEAEGFRCGRSAPRG; encoded by the coding sequence ATGGCAGGTCTTGTGACTCCCCCGCCGGGTGGCGGACCCCTCGTTGTCCAGCCGTTGCGGAGACGGCACTGTGCGGAGTGCCGGGGCGGGCCGCTGGCGTTGCTCGTCGTCGAGGGCGGGTCGCCGCGGTGTCTCGACTGTGCCGACCTCGGGCATCTGGTGTTCCTTCCGCGCGGCGACACGGCGCTCACGCGTCGGTCTCGGGAGGAGAGTGCGCTGTCGGCGGTCGTCGTGCGTTTCAACCGGCGCAAGGGGCGTTACGAGCGGCAGGGCGTCCTCGTCGAGGAGGCCGGGCTGGTGCGGGCCGAGGAGCGGTGCCTCGCGGACGCGGAGGCACGGCGACGGCGTCGGGCGCGGGACGCTCGGCGGCGGGCGGTGGCGGACGTGCGGTTCGCGGAGGCGTTCGCGGCGGAGATACGGCGGCGGTTTCCCGGGTGCCCGGGTGACCGCGCCGCTGTCATCGCCTCGCATGCGTCCCTGCGGGGCAGCGGGCGGGTGGGGCGGAGTGCGGCGGGGCGGGCGTTGTCGGAGGGGGCGGTGGTGTCGGCGGTGATGGCGGCCGTGCGGCATGTGGACACGTCGTACGACGCGTTGCTGATGAGCGGGGTGGCGCGGCATGAGGCGCGGCGGCGGATCTCGGCGGATGTGGAGGCGGTACTGAGGGGGTGGCGGGGTGCGGGGGCGGCTGAGCAGCCGGAAGAGGAAGCTGAGGGCTTCCGATGCGGTCGGTCGGCGCCACGGGGCTGA
- a CDS encoding carboxymuconolactone decarboxylase family protein, producing the protein MTTNTNTNVTGAGRLNFAKAAPKVFRALIGFDAAAREGLDPALVELIQIRSSHLNRCAYCLHMHTNDARKAGETEDRLHMVPVWREARHFFTEKEQAALALTEAVTLVADAGVPDDVYAEAAARFDEQELAHVLSLILTINTWNRVALATGKVAGTDERI; encoded by the coding sequence ATGACGACGAACACGAACACGAACGTGACAGGTGCGGGCCGGCTGAACTTCGCGAAGGCCGCCCCCAAGGTCTTCCGTGCCCTGATCGGCTTCGACGCGGCGGCCCGTGAGGGCCTGGACCCCGCGCTCGTCGAACTGATCCAGATCCGCTCCTCCCACCTCAACCGCTGCGCGTACTGCCTGCACATGCACACCAACGACGCCCGCAAGGCAGGCGAGACCGAGGACCGCCTCCACATGGTCCCGGTGTGGCGCGAGGCCCGTCACTTCTTCACCGAGAAGGAACAGGCGGCCCTGGCCCTCACCGAGGCGGTGACCCTGGTGGCCGACGCCGGCGTCCCCGACGACGTCTACGCCGAGGCCGCGGCGCGCTTCGACGAGCAGGAACTGGCCCACGTACTGTCCCTGATCCTCACGATCAACACGTGGAACAGGGTGGCGCTGGCGACGGGCAAGGTGGCAGGCACGGACGAGCGGATCTGA
- a CDS encoding magnesium and cobalt transport protein CorA, whose translation MSMAGNLRKVTGLGRVSGLSKVARLARRRPRVDLSHHARSPLGTSVVNCVTYREGTRVPTDGDLVDTVEHLRKTRDGFVWLGLHEPSNHEFEGIADLFDLHPLAVEDAVEAHQRPKVERYGETLFAVFKTVCYVEHEELTATSEVVNTGEIMVFVGQDFVITVRHGSHGSLGPLREELESDPRQLTKGPAAVLHAIADHVVDDYLRVTDSMQSDIDLVEMAVFAENGGRVDAGRIYQLKRELLELKRAVVPLSRPLEALSTRPIQVVAPEIQAYFRDVSDHLLRAKEQIAAFDELLNSILQAHLAQVTVAQNEDMRKITAWAAVIAVPTMVCGVYGMNFDHMPELHWTFGYPLVMGVIAVACGVLYRGFRRNGWL comes from the coding sequence ATGTCCATGGCAGGGAATCTGCGAAAGGTCACGGGCCTTGGCAGGGTCAGCGGCCTGAGCAAGGTGGCCCGGCTGGCCCGGCGGCGTCCGCGCGTCGACCTGAGCCACCATGCCCGCTCCCCGTTGGGCACGTCGGTGGTCAACTGCGTGACCTACAGGGAGGGGACACGAGTCCCCACGGACGGCGATCTGGTCGACACCGTCGAACATCTGCGCAAGACCCGTGACGGTTTCGTCTGGCTCGGCCTCCACGAGCCGTCGAACCACGAGTTCGAGGGCATCGCGGACCTCTTCGACCTGCACCCGCTGGCCGTCGAGGACGCGGTCGAGGCACATCAGCGCCCCAAGGTGGAGCGGTACGGCGAGACCCTGTTCGCGGTGTTCAAAACGGTCTGTTACGTGGAGCACGAGGAACTCACGGCCACGAGCGAGGTGGTCAACACCGGCGAGATCATGGTGTTCGTCGGCCAGGACTTCGTGATCACGGTCAGGCACGGCAGCCACGGATCGCTGGGCCCGTTGCGCGAGGAGCTGGAGTCCGACCCCCGGCAGCTCACGAAGGGACCGGCCGCGGTGCTGCACGCGATCGCGGACCATGTCGTCGACGACTATCTGCGCGTCACCGACTCGATGCAGTCGGACATCGACCTGGTCGAAATGGCGGTGTTCGCGGAGAACGGCGGGCGGGTCGACGCGGGCCGCATCTACCAGCTCAAGCGGGAACTCCTGGAGCTGAAGCGGGCGGTGGTCCCGTTGAGCCGCCCGCTCGAGGCACTCTCCACCCGGCCGATCCAGGTGGTCGCCCCGGAGATACAGGCCTACTTCCGTGACGTCTCCGACCATCTGCTGCGCGCCAAGGAGCAGATCGCCGCCTTCGACGAACTGCTCAACTCGATCCTGCAGGCCCACCTCGCGCAGGTGACGGTCGCGCAGAACGAGGACATGCGGAAGATCACCGCCTGGGCCGCGGTGATCGCCGTTCCGACGATGGTCTGCGGCGTGTACGGCATGAACTTCGACCACATGCCGGAGCTGCACTGGACGTTCGGCTACCCGTTGGTCATGGGTGTGATAGCCGTCGCGTGCGGCGTGCTGTACCGCGGCTTCCGGCGCAACGGCTGGCTGTGA
- a CDS encoding helix-turn-helix domain-containing protein, which translates to MSEPRSAPTVGQVVLGRRLLDLRERAGLKREEAARVLRVAPATVRRMEMAEVGLKIPYLQLLLKAYGVGDQEAEDFVQLAEDANRPGWWQRFHDVLPGWFSMHVSLEGAAALIREYEPHFVPGLLQTEDYARGVLRSGAIGQTSPEDIERHVALRMERQGLLTRHDAPRLWVVMDETVLRRPVGGPEVMRAQFDKLLEATKLPNVTLQVAPFANGPHPGTYGPFVLFRFAVPELPDMVYSEYLTGAIYLDARVEVATHLEVMDRMAAQAATAHRTKEILRDLRKEL; encoded by the coding sequence GTGAGTGAACCGCGGTCCGCGCCGACCGTCGGCCAGGTCGTCCTCGGTCGGCGCCTGCTGGACCTGCGGGAACGCGCAGGGCTCAAGCGCGAGGAAGCCGCCCGCGTCCTCCGCGTCGCGCCCGCCACCGTCCGCCGGATGGAGATGGCCGAGGTCGGCCTCAAGATCCCCTACCTCCAGCTCCTGCTGAAGGCCTACGGCGTCGGCGACCAGGAGGCCGAGGACTTCGTCCAGCTCGCCGAGGACGCCAACCGCCCCGGCTGGTGGCAGCGCTTCCACGACGTGCTGCCCGGCTGGTTCTCGATGCACGTCAGTCTGGAGGGCGCGGCCGCGCTCATCCGCGAGTACGAACCGCACTTCGTGCCCGGTCTGCTCCAGACCGAGGACTACGCGCGTGGCGTCCTGCGCTCGGGCGCCATCGGTCAGACCAGCCCCGAGGACATCGAGCGCCATGTCGCCCTGCGCATGGAACGCCAGGGACTGCTCACCCGTCACGACGCGCCCCGGCTGTGGGTGGTCATGGACGAGACAGTGCTGCGCCGCCCTGTCGGCGGCCCGGAGGTGATGCGCGCCCAGTTCGACAAACTGCTCGAGGCAACGAAGCTGCCCAACGTGACGCTCCAGGTCGCCCCGTTCGCCAACGGGCCGCACCCCGGCACGTACGGGCCCTTCGTGCTCTTCCGATTCGCCGTGCCCGAACTTCCGGACATGGTCTACAGCGAGTACCTGACCGGCGCGATCTATCTGGACGCGCGAGTCGAGGTGGCGACCCACCTCGAGGTCATGGACCGCATGGCGGCGCAGGCCGCTACGGCACATCGCACGAAGGAGATCCTCCGGGATCTCCGCAAGGAGTTGTGA
- a CDS encoding anthrone oxygenase family protein produces METIDGPYFVLVVLGVLGTGLVAGVFCAFSTFVMSGLASLPPAQGVAAMNAINVTAVRPPFMALFAGSAVLSAMIAVVTFVLWPDKGTVELLVGSVLYLFGSFGLTMVANVPRNDALLKLDPGTPEAAAYWPTFVREWTMWNHVRAAASGAAALAYILALT; encoded by the coding sequence GTGGAGACGATCGATGGGCCTTACTTCGTGCTGGTCGTGCTGGGGGTGTTGGGGACCGGGCTGGTGGCCGGCGTTTTCTGCGCGTTCTCGACCTTCGTGATGAGCGGGCTCGCCTCGTTGCCGCCCGCGCAGGGTGTCGCCGCGATGAACGCGATCAATGTGACCGCGGTGCGGCCGCCGTTCATGGCGCTGTTCGCCGGCTCGGCGGTGCTGTCCGCGATGATCGCGGTGGTGACCTTCGTACTGTGGCCGGACAAGGGGACGGTGGAGCTGCTGGTGGGCAGCGTGTTGTATCTGTTCGGTTCGTTCGGGCTCACCATGGTGGCGAACGTCCCGCGCAACGACGCCTTGCTCAAGCTGGACCCGGGCACCCCGGAGGCCGCGGCGTACTGGCCGACGTTCGTGCGCGAGTGGACGATGTGGAACCACGTGCGCGCGGCCGCCTCGGGTGCAGCGGCGCTGGCGTACATCCTGGCCCTCACGTGA
- the pdxR gene encoding MocR-like pyridoxine biosynthesis transcription factor PdxR — MAKSWVNYAERIGSDLHLELSAPGSRRAALIRALREAVRSGRLAPGTRLPPYRSLAVDLGVARNTVADAYAELVAEGWLTARQGSGTRVAERTEPLRTAVSAPRRTSAPRKAPPPPKAPPRARGPRHDLRQGTPDASAFPRAAWLASYRRALHRAPNEVFGPGDPAGRPELRAALAEYLARARGVRTEPERIVVCSGFAHALRLLFGGGGPAGQAGQILRGPLAVEAYGLPFHRELLAAAGVRTVPLPLDEHGARVDRLGRERAVLLTPAHQFPTGGPLHAERRAAVVDWARARGGVVLEDDYDGEFRYDRKPVGALQSLDPERVILIGSVSKSLSPAVRLGWMVLPERYVGDVLAAKGEREGWASIPDQLALADLIASGAYDRHVRRMRQRYRGRRDRLVAALAEHAPHIQAGGVAAGLHAVLRLPPGTERSAVKAAVWQGVALDGLAEFRHPDTDMPARDGLVVGYATPSEHAYGAALEALCGALPPGEA; from the coding sequence ATGGCGAAATCATGGGTCAATTACGCGGAGCGGATCGGCTCCGACCTGCACCTGGAGCTCTCCGCGCCCGGGAGTCGGCGCGCCGCGCTGATCCGGGCCCTGCGTGAGGCCGTACGCAGTGGGCGGCTCGCACCCGGCACCCGGCTGCCGCCGTACCGCTCACTTGCCGTCGACCTCGGCGTGGCCCGCAACACGGTCGCCGACGCCTACGCCGAACTCGTCGCGGAGGGCTGGCTGACCGCCCGCCAGGGTTCGGGCACCCGGGTCGCCGAGCGGACCGAGCCGCTCCGCACCGCCGTATCCGCACCCCGAAGGACGTCGGCTCCCCGGAAGGCACCCCCGCCCCCGAAGGCGCCTCCACGCGCGCGTGGCCCGCGCCACGACCTGCGTCAGGGCACGCCGGACGCCTCCGCTTTCCCCCGGGCCGCCTGGCTCGCCTCCTACCGCCGGGCCCTGCACCGTGCGCCCAACGAGGTCTTCGGTCCCGGTGACCCCGCCGGACGCCCCGAGCTGAGGGCGGCTCTCGCCGAGTACCTCGCACGCGCGCGTGGCGTGCGGACGGAGCCGGAGCGGATCGTCGTCTGCTCAGGGTTCGCGCACGCCCTGCGGCTGCTCTTCGGCGGAGGCGGACCGGCCGGTCAGGCCGGGCAGATCCTGCGCGGTCCGCTGGCCGTGGAGGCGTACGGGCTCCCCTTCCACCGGGAGCTGCTCGCGGCCGCGGGCGTACGGACCGTGCCGCTTCCCCTCGACGAACACGGCGCACGCGTCGACCGGCTGGGACGGGAACGGGCCGTACTGCTCACGCCCGCGCACCAGTTCCCCACCGGCGGTCCGCTGCACGCCGAGCGGCGGGCGGCGGTGGTCGACTGGGCACGCGCGCGTGGCGGGGTGGTGCTGGAGGACGACTACGACGGGGAGTTCCGCTACGACCGCAAGCCCGTCGGCGCCCTGCAGAGCCTCGACCCCGAGCGGGTGATCCTCATCGGCTCGGTCAGCAAGAGCCTGTCGCCCGCGGTGCGGCTGGGCTGGATGGTGCTGCCGGAGCGGTACGTCGGTGACGTCCTGGCGGCCAAGGGCGAGCGGGAGGGCTGGGCGAGCATCCCCGACCAGCTGGCCCTCGCCGACCTCATCGCCTCGGGGGCCTACGACCGTCACGTGCGGCGGATGCGGCAGCGGTACCGCGGCCGCCGGGACCGGCTCGTCGCCGCGCTGGCCGAGCACGCGCCGCACATCCAGGCCGGTGGGGTCGCGGCCGGGCTGCACGCGGTGCTGCGGCTGCCGCCGGGCACCGAACGGTCCGCCGTCAAGGCCGCGGTCTGGCAGGGCGTCGCCCTCGACGGGCTCGCGGAGTTCCGCCACCCGGACACCGACATGCCGGCTCGCGACGGTCTGGTCGTGGGGTACGCAACGCCTTCCGAGCACGCGTACGGGGCGGCGCTGGAGGCACTGTGCGGGGCGCTGCCGCCGGGTGAGGCGTAG
- a CDS encoding CBS domain-containing protein, giving the protein MTTAGDIMHRGAQWIPAHETLDRAAQLMRELGVGALPISDANERLCGILTDRDIVIGCVAMGHDPAKVTAGEMAQGTPRWIDASADVDEVLHEMREHQIRRLPVIADKRLVGMISEADLARHLTDEQIAGWAESVYARTSTTH; this is encoded by the coding sequence ATGACCACCGCCGGAGACATCATGCACCGGGGTGCACAGTGGATCCCCGCTCACGAGACCCTCGACCGCGCCGCCCAGCTGATGCGTGAACTCGGCGTCGGAGCCCTGCCCATCAGCGACGCGAACGAACGGCTGTGCGGCATCCTCACCGACCGCGACATCGTCATCGGCTGTGTCGCCATGGGCCACGACCCGGCGAAAGTGACCGCGGGCGAGATGGCCCAGGGCACACCCCGCTGGATCGACGCGAGCGCCGATGTCGACGAGGTGCTGCACGAGATGCGGGAGCACCAGATCCGCAGGCTCCCCGTCATCGCCGACAAGCGCCTCGTGGGCATGATCAGCGAGGCCGACCTGGCCCGGCATCTGACCGACGAACAGATCGCCGGATGGGCCGAGAGCGTCTACGCGCGCACCTCCACCACCCACTGA
- a CDS encoding uridine kinase, which translates to MRLEAITWDRLADQLADRLLDLEPADGSPWPRVALDGAPAARPGDLAERVREALRIRGRPSLGVGMQGFLRPASLRLEYGHHDLEAYYDGWFDVGALWREVFGPLEPGGDGRVLPDLWDPATDRATRSSYVHLPPGGVLLLHGPLLLRHWFPFDLTVHVLLSEGALRRRTEESDHWTLPAYERYADETDPAGTADVLVRADDPRHPAWSG; encoded by the coding sequence GTGCGACTCGAAGCGATCACCTGGGACCGGCTCGCCGACCAACTGGCCGACCGCCTCCTCGACCTGGAACCGGCCGACGGCAGCCCCTGGCCCCGCGTCGCCCTCGACGGCGCCCCGGCGGCCCGCCCAGGTGACCTCGCCGAACGCGTCCGCGAGGCCCTGCGCATACGCGGCCGCCCCTCCCTCGGCGTCGGCATGCAGGGCTTCCTGCGCCCCGCCTCGCTCCGTCTGGAATACGGCCATCACGACCTGGAGGCCTACTACGACGGCTGGTTCGACGTCGGCGCACTCTGGCGCGAGGTCTTCGGGCCCCTCGAACCCGGCGGCGACGGCCGGGTCCTGCCCGACCTGTGGGACCCGGCCACCGACCGCGCCACCCGCAGCTCCTACGTCCATCTCCCGCCCGGCGGCGTCCTGTTGCTCCATGGCCCCCTCCTGCTGCGCCACTGGTTCCCCTTCGACCTGACCGTCCACGTCCTCCTGTCCGAGGGCGCCCTCCGCCGCCGAACCGAGGAGTCCGACCACTGGACCCTCCCCGCCTACGAGCGCTACGCCGACGAGACCGACCCCGCAGGCACGGCCGACGTCCTCGTCCGCGCGGACGACCCCCGCCACCCGGCGTGGAGCGGCTGA
- a CDS encoding glutamate synthase subunit beta codes for MADPKGFMTTPRRDWPRRPVEERVRDWDEVYVPGALLPIISGQADRCMDCGIPFCHEACPLGNLIPEWNDLVSREDWRQAADRLHATNNFPEFTGRLCPAPCEAGCVLAINQPAVTIKNVEVAVADRTWELGFAPPRPPDRLSGRTVAVIGSGPTGLAAAQQLTRAGHTVAVYEKDDRLGGLMRYGIPEFKLEKRHLERRIAQMRAEGTKFRTSTAVGRDVGAAELRARYDAVVIATGATAWRELDVPGRELAGVQQAMEYLPLANRVCEGDLGVSPMSAAGKHVVIVGGGDTGADCLGTAVREGAASVTQLDIYGQPGAERDEDAEPWPTYPKIYRLSAAHEEARDLETAPAADADARLFAASTLRFEGDADGQVRSLHLVEVDATRRPVEGTGRTLPADLVLLALGFSGPDRGDGLVAQLGLRMEPRGTVARDAGFGTNVPGVFAAGDAARGQSLIVWAIAEGRAVAAAVDRYLTGSSQLPAPIGPYDRPMTV; via the coding sequence ATGGCCGATCCCAAGGGATTCATGACGACGCCTCGCCGGGACTGGCCTCGCCGGCCGGTCGAGGAGCGGGTCCGGGACTGGGACGAGGTGTACGTCCCCGGGGCGCTGCTGCCCATCATCAGCGGGCAGGCGGACCGTTGCATGGACTGCGGCATTCCGTTCTGCCACGAGGCCTGTCCGCTCGGGAACCTCATCCCGGAGTGGAACGACCTGGTTTCCCGGGAGGACTGGCGGCAGGCCGCCGACCGGCTGCACGCGACGAACAACTTCCCCGAGTTCACGGGGCGGTTGTGCCCTGCGCCGTGCGAGGCGGGATGTGTGCTCGCCATCAACCAGCCGGCGGTCACCATCAAGAATGTCGAGGTGGCCGTCGCCGACCGGACCTGGGAACTCGGATTCGCGCCACCACGGCCGCCGGACCGGTTGTCCGGACGGACCGTCGCGGTGATCGGGTCGGGGCCGACCGGGCTCGCGGCGGCACAGCAGTTGACGCGGGCGGGGCACACGGTCGCCGTCTACGAGAAGGACGACCGGCTCGGTGGACTGATGCGCTACGGCATCCCCGAGTTCAAGTTGGAGAAGCGCCACCTGGAACGGCGGATCGCACAGATGCGGGCCGAGGGGACCAAGTTCCGTACGTCCACGGCGGTCGGCCGCGATGTCGGGGCGGCCGAGTTGCGGGCGCGGTACGACGCGGTGGTGATCGCCACGGGGGCCACGGCCTGGCGTGAACTGGACGTACCGGGGCGGGAGTTGGCCGGGGTCCAGCAGGCCATGGAGTATCTGCCGCTGGCCAACCGGGTGTGCGAGGGGGATCTGGGGGTTTCCCCGATGTCGGCCGCCGGAAAGCATGTCGTCATCGTCGGCGGGGGTGACACGGGGGCCGACTGCCTGGGGACCGCGGTGCGTGAAGGGGCAGCCTCCGTGACCCAGTTGGACATCTACGGGCAGCCCGGGGCCGAACGGGACGAGGATGCCGAGCCGTGGCCCACGTATCCGAAGATCTACCGGTTGTCGGCGGCGCACGAGGAGGCTCGGGACCTGGAGACGGCACCCGCGGCGGACGCGGACGCGCGGTTGTTCGCCGCGTCGACGCTGCGCTTCGAGGGGGACGCCGACGGGCAGGTGCGGTCGCTGCACCTCGTCGAGGTGGACGCGACGCGGCGGCCGGTGGAGGGGACGGGCCGGACGCTGCCCGCCGACCTCGTGCTGCTCGCGCTCGGGTTCTCCGGGCCGGACCGGGGGGACGGGCTGGTGGCGCAGTTGGGGCTGCGGATGGAACCTCGGGGAACGGTCGCACGGGATGCGGGGTTCGGGACGAACGTGCCGGGGGTGTTCGCGGCGGGGGATGCCGCTCGGGGACAGTCGTTGATCGTGTGGGCGATCGCGGAGGGACGGGCGGTCGCGGCGGCGGTCGATCGGTATCTGACGGGGAGTTCCCAGCTGCCGGCGCCGATCGGACCGTACGACCGGCCTATGACCGTGTAG
- a CDS encoding ATP-binding protein, giving the protein MASVIPSPPLGTDAAADRPQGLGAAAGVRPERSAARRRFRFELTAHPSSPAQARRLTRARLTHWSVCEDTCDSAALVVSELVTNAIVHTASSRVVCELHDADDLVRIAVRDEGCAPGEPHPSPQRGDEEHGRGLLLVDSLCHAWGAHEHGPGLLVWAELPRKADEPLDDTGPRNDLGWGARPKPLPSGGPGRGDEAEEHHRAVPDGEARDHGTGDASAWA; this is encoded by the coding sequence GTGGCAAGCGTGATTCCGTCCCCGCCCTTAGGAACAGACGCCGCCGCGGACCGTCCCCAGGGTCTCGGTGCCGCCGCGGGAGTGCGGCCCGAGAGATCTGCTGCCCGGCGCCGGTTCCGTTTCGAGCTGACCGCGCATCCGAGTTCCCCCGCGCAGGCCAGACGCCTGACGAGGGCCAGACTGACCCACTGGTCGGTCTGCGAGGACACCTGCGACTCGGCCGCCCTCGTCGTCTCCGAGCTGGTCACCAACGCCATCGTGCACACCGCGAGCAGTCGTGTGGTCTGCGAGCTTCACGACGCTGACGACCTGGTCCGGATAGCCGTACGTGACGAGGGCTGCGCGCCTGGTGAGCCCCACCCGTCGCCGCAGCGTGGCGATGAGGAGCACGGGAGGGGACTGCTCCTCGTCGACTCCCTCTGTCACGCGTGGGGTGCCCATGAGCACGGCCCCGGCCTGCTCGTCTGGGCGGAGCTGCCGCGCAAGGCGGACGAGCCCCTCGACGACACCGGACCGCGTAACGACCTGGGTTGGGGGGCCCGCCCGAAGCCGCTTCCCTCCGGGGGCCCTGGCCGGGGTGACGAGGCCGAGGAGCATCACAGAGCGGTGCCCGACGGGGAAGCCCGGGATCACGGGACGGGGGACGCGAGCGCATGGGCGTGA